A section of the Paenibacillus odorifer genome encodes:
- a CDS encoding GNAT family N-acetyltransferase has protein sequence MTTIRHFEQGDMPLLGELYNSVSTKGNVVFWWVGNEENWENVYCAFEDGKMVAKGQVSIINIVPPGRSKDSRHSIYLNLKTIPERESDFDLLEKVYQSLLLRALELKETLSKEYKATLCVGNDSAEVLNTQFFEKVKSFSHYNSLFKMKHNLSDGLSEPTLAKELEFATWNMETPEEDEHYLELEAEIWPETPLGKERLAEFKQNPLWTSLVVREGEKVAGSLMVWQEEKGGYIENVFVLEPWRRSGIAKYMLFQALNYFRTHGLEEACLMVLTENDSALRLYESVGFILTNEERRYRIEL, from the coding sequence TTGACTACTATTCGTCATTTTGAACAAGGTGACATGCCATTACTTGGGGAACTTTATAACTCGGTATCTACAAAGGGGAATGTTGTTTTTTGGTGGGTTGGTAATGAGGAAAATTGGGAAAATGTATATTGCGCTTTCGAGGACGGTAAAATGGTGGCCAAAGGCCAAGTGAGCATCATTAATATTGTGCCGCCCGGCCGTTCCAAGGATAGCAGACATTCGATCTACCTGAACTTAAAAACAATACCAGAACGTGAAAGTGATTTTGATTTATTAGAAAAAGTGTATCAGTCACTCTTATTAAGAGCACTTGAATTAAAAGAAACGTTATCGAAGGAGTATAAAGCCACTCTATGTGTAGGGAACGATTCGGCAGAGGTCTTGAATACTCAATTTTTCGAAAAAGTGAAGAGCTTCTCTCATTATAATAGCTTATTTAAGATGAAACACAATCTAAGTGATGGTTTGTCCGAACCCACTCTGGCTAAGGAACTTGAATTTGCAACTTGGAATATGGAGACGCCTGAAGAAGACGAGCATTATTTGGAATTAGAAGCTGAGATTTGGCCGGAAACTCCGCTAGGGAAAGAACGGTTAGCTGAATTCAAACAAAATCCGCTCTGGACATCACTTGTTGTTCGAGAAGGGGAGAAGGTTGCGGGTAGCTTAATGGTCTGGCAGGAAGAGAAGGGCGGCTATATCGAAAATGTATTTGTACTTGAACCATGGAGAAGATCCGGAATTGCTAAGTACATGCTTTTTCAAGCATTGAACTATTTTAGAACCCACGGACTGGAAGAGGCATGCCTGATGGTGCTTACGGAAAATGATTCTGCATTACGGCTATATGAATCAGTGGGATTTATTCTAACGAATGAGGAAAGACGATATCGGATTGAGCTATAA
- a CDS encoding VOC family protein, translating into MKELNQKIMTFLMFEGKAEEAMNFYTSLFDHSEIISIKRYGANEAGPEGSVMQATFSLHGQVFMCIDSYVKHGFTFTPAVSLYVNCESEAEIDRVYEALSQGGQVLMPLGEYPFSSKFGWVADQFGVSWQLNLLGNV; encoded by the coding sequence ATGAAGGAACTGAATCAAAAGATAATGACTTTTCTAATGTTCGAAGGGAAGGCTGAAGAAGCTATGAATTTCTATACTTCTTTATTTGATCACTCCGAAATCATCAGTATTAAACGTTATGGAGCAAATGAAGCAGGCCCTGAAGGGAGTGTCATGCAGGCTACTTTTTCATTACATGGACAAGTTTTTATGTGTATAGATAGCTACGTGAAGCATGGATTCACCTTTACTCCAGCGGTATCCTTATATGTGAATTGTGAAAGTGAAGCTGAAATTGACCGCGTTTATGAAGCATTATCCCAGGGTGGACAGGTGCTCATGCCACTAGGTGAATATCCATTCAGTTCGAAATTTGGCTGGGTGGCGGATCAATTTGGCGTGTCTTGGCAATTAAATCTTCTGGGGAATGTGTAA
- a CDS encoding ketopantoate reductase family protein produces MRFLFVGAGAIGGYFGGRLVQKGEDVTFLVRSTKQKQLEDEGLAIKSVHGDFQTPVRTITYGEKAEPFDCIIIAVKAYHLPQVMMDLTPFVGEHTMILPLLNGHNHFGIMHKHFGAEKVLGGLCYIETTLDSNGAIIQSSSFHSIVFGEWAGGESERMQILLSHLDKAGFTVILSSDIQREVWQKYIFVASLSGITTLMDSSVGPILASPTARAIYEQLLNEIVSIAQSAGMPVGPDMVSVTMQKMDSVLPEFTSSMHRDMLKHLPVEAEHLHGALLAMAMAVPGQVMYPILETAYARLKVYESVNDMR; encoded by the coding sequence ATGCGTTTTCTATTCGTGGGTGCAGGAGCTATTGGTGGTTATTTTGGAGGGCGTCTAGTTCAAAAAGGGGAAGATGTAACTTTTCTAGTCCGTTCTACTAAACAAAAGCAGTTAGAAGATGAGGGTCTGGCAATAAAAAGTGTGCATGGTGACTTTCAGACTCCCGTTCGGACGATTACATACGGGGAGAAGGCAGAGCCTTTTGACTGTATTATTATTGCAGTGAAGGCCTATCATTTGCCTCAGGTGATGATGGATCTAACCCCTTTCGTCGGTGAACATACAATGATTCTCCCGCTCCTCAATGGTCATAATCATTTTGGTATTATGCACAAGCATTTTGGAGCAGAAAAGGTATTGGGTGGTCTTTGTTATATCGAAACAACGTTAGATTCGAATGGAGCTATCATACAAAGTAGTTCTTTCCATAGTATTGTGTTTGGTGAATGGGCGGGTGGGGAGTCAGAACGGATGCAGATACTTCTCAGCCATTTGGATAAAGCAGGATTCACTGTGATATTAAGTTCTGATATTCAACGCGAAGTGTGGCAGAAATATATATTCGTAGCTAGTTTAAGCGGGATTACAACTTTAATGGATAGCTCGGTTGGACCTATTTTAGCCTCACCTACAGCTCGTGCTATTTATGAGCAGCTTCTGAATGAGATCGTGAGCATAGCGCAAAGTGCAGGTATGCCTGTTGGACCAGATATGGTGTCGGTAACGATGCAAAAGATGGATTCGGTCCTGCCCGAATTTACCTCCTCTATGCATAGGGATATGCTAAAACATCTGCCAGTGGAAGCTGAGCATCTGCATGGTGCACTTTTGGCGATGGCGATGGCTGTACCTGGACAAGTTATGTATCCCATTCTCGAAACTGCATATGCCCGTTTGAAAGTTTACGAAAGCGTTAATGATATGAGATGA
- a CDS encoding ABC transporter substrate-binding protein: MDQISNHFLCLAASVTSSFKVNEPVPVTIDLLASILICTPRNVKFVLRKLEEQEYILWQPGRGRGHISQLTFLKSIDEVFEDSFQELVSKGKIKEAIELMSSDQVTGPLKERLLTMLNKQMGFRSEAESTSGLDVLRITRNRHKEVLDPAYVYTAFESYLLGQIYSTLVTYDATTDAFLPGLAHMWEANEEHTSYIFYLRKGVRFHHGRIMTSRDVKETLQRLIDLNSPAVNLYKDIERVEVEGDHRIRFDLSRPNLFFLHLFSCIHMSILPYDIDITSEVSGTGPYRLMDLNEDVLVLAAFDFYFGIRPLLDRVEIWYLPKEASNERQYQLPDPEHGELLPDIISNHSIDYPALGCRYILFNFHREGIHQQLWFRQVIRILYSRTALIKELGGNRITPADSFLPWESSKRELLDPTLEHARALLAENGYQGEVITLATKDKKEEREEALWLQTRAASVGLQIELYFFNEFKADHIQTTAEIQLAEEVLEDDWQWGMINYFNNKSNYLFSLLREDQISLFSKVLGPFTESPKDERVKLLNQAEGILRDNYWVLHGCHMNKKAQLNQSLFGLHTGSFGFLDISKLWIKTRL, encoded by the coding sequence TTGGACCAGATAAGTAATCATTTTTTATGTTTAGCAGCAAGCGTTACTAGTTCGTTCAAAGTGAATGAACCTGTTCCTGTGACGATAGATTTATTGGCTTCGATCCTAATTTGCACTCCACGCAATGTTAAATTCGTTCTGCGGAAACTGGAAGAGCAGGAATATATTCTATGGCAGCCGGGGAGAGGCAGGGGGCATATCTCTCAACTTACTTTTTTAAAAAGTATTGATGAGGTGTTCGAGGATAGCTTTCAGGAGTTAGTCAGTAAAGGCAAGATAAAAGAAGCTATCGAATTGATGAGCAGCGATCAGGTGACCGGACCCTTAAAGGAACGATTGTTAACGATGTTAAATAAACAGATGGGTTTCCGTAGTGAAGCAGAGTCAACCTCAGGGCTGGACGTCCTGCGGATTACCCGTAACCGGCATAAGGAAGTACTGGACCCTGCTTATGTATACACCGCTTTTGAATCCTATTTGCTGGGTCAGATCTATAGCACACTAGTTACTTATGACGCAACGACCGATGCCTTTCTTCCTGGTTTGGCCCATATGTGGGAAGCTAATGAGGAGCATACAAGTTATATTTTTTACCTCCGCAAGGGGGTACGCTTTCATCACGGAAGAATTATGACCTCGAGAGATGTAAAAGAGACGCTCCAACGGCTTATTGACTTGAACAGCCCTGCGGTGAACCTTTATAAGGATATCGAACGAGTAGAGGTTGAAGGAGATCATCGAATCCGGTTTGATCTGTCTCGTCCAAATCTCTTTTTTCTGCATCTGTTTAGTTGCATTCACATGTCCATACTCCCATACGATATAGACATCACTAGTGAAGTGAGCGGTACAGGTCCTTACCGTTTAATGGATCTGAATGAGGATGTTTTGGTGCTCGCAGCTTTTGATTTTTATTTCGGAATTCGGCCGCTCCTGGATCGTGTTGAGATTTGGTATTTGCCAAAAGAGGCTTCTAATGAACGCCAATACCAGCTGCCAGATCCTGAACATGGAGAACTTTTACCTGATATCATCAGCAATCACAGTATAGATTACCCGGCCTTAGGCTGTAGATATATTCTGTTTAATTTTCATAGAGAGGGAATTCATCAGCAGCTATGGTTTCGTCAAGTGATCCGTATCCTTTACAGTCGAACGGCTTTAATAAAAGAGTTGGGTGGCAATCGTATCACTCCAGCAGATAGCTTTTTGCCATGGGAGAGCAGTAAGAGAGAGCTTTTAGATCCAACTTTGGAACATGCCCGAGCGCTTTTAGCGGAAAATGGGTATCAGGGAGAAGTCATTACTTTAGCAACTAAGGATAAAAAAGAAGAACGAGAAGAAGCGTTATGGCTCCAAACACGCGCTGCCTCCGTAGGTTTGCAAATTGAGTTATACTTTTTCAATGAGTTTAAGGCAGATCATATACAGACAACAGCCGAGATCCAGCTTGCTGAAGAGGTTTTAGAAGACGATTGGCAATGGGGAATGATTAACTACTTTAATAATAAATCTAATTATTTATTTTCTTTGCTTAGAGAGGACCAGATTTCATTGTTTTCAAAGGTGTTAGGTCCTTTCACAGAATCTCCAAAGGATGAACGGGTGAAGCTGCTGAATCAAGCGGAGGGAATTTTACGAGACAATTATTGGGTGCTGCATGGCTGTCATATGAATAAAAAAGCTCAGCTAAATCAAAGCCTGTTTGGTCTGCACACCGGTTCCTTCGGGTTTTTGGACATCTCCAAGTTATGGATTAAAACTAGGCTTTAA
- a CDS encoding MDR family MFS transporter produces MKQHLRHIHPLAWTIIIGTMFGRLVTSMSIPFLSIYLTQVLGASPTQTGITVAVSSLAGVLASFYGGYISDIVGRKIVMLISVFGWAAVFFGFSVAQHLWVFFLVNTLNGLCRSVFEPTSRALLSDITPPESKLLVFNLRYAAINLGVVFGPIIGLQLGSAESTFPFLIAGIVYVAYGIVLFMQFKAHRSSMPARTQAQAPRLLEALTITGKDRVFLPVLLGTIFCVLGYGHFGSTMAQYLAMNTHFTNGGQLFSYMLSLNAITVLVVQYPIVRTASKFPPIVPLILGNICVALSLLLVGLAGGVALLMISVVLFTIGEVLLFTMMDMLIDRIAKPEMKGTYFGTIGFNNLGSVMAPIFGGVLLDHYGAQNGLAIFVPLALTTAFGLPFLLVAHKRLVAREKLTLGIKNRAIKG; encoded by the coding sequence ATGAAACAGCATCTAAGGCACATTCACCCTCTAGCCTGGACAATTATCATCGGCACTATGTTCGGACGTCTGGTGACCTCGATGAGCATCCCATTCTTATCCATTTATCTGACCCAAGTTCTCGGAGCTTCCCCGACACAAACAGGGATTACGGTCGCGGTTAGCTCGCTGGCAGGCGTATTGGCTAGTTTCTATGGCGGTTATATTTCTGATATTGTTGGCCGCAAAATTGTGATGTTAATCTCGGTATTTGGCTGGGCAGCCGTCTTCTTCGGATTCTCAGTGGCTCAGCATCTATGGGTATTTTTCTTGGTAAACACCCTAAATGGCTTATGTCGATCAGTATTCGAGCCTACTTCACGGGCACTTTTGTCCGATATTACACCACCCGAGAGCAAGCTGCTTGTCTTTAATCTTAGATATGCAGCAATTAATCTTGGTGTAGTATTTGGTCCGATCATTGGGCTACAGCTCGGCTCTGCGGAATCAACTTTTCCTTTTCTAATCGCCGGAATCGTATATGTTGCATACGGAATTGTATTATTCATGCAATTTAAGGCACATCGTTCAAGCATGCCCGCCCGTACACAAGCTCAAGCACCACGTTTACTCGAAGCTTTGACAATCACAGGAAAAGACCGTGTGTTCCTGCCAGTATTGCTGGGTACAATCTTTTGTGTGTTAGGATACGGTCACTTCGGCTCAACAATGGCTCAATATTTAGCGATGAACACGCATTTCACCAATGGGGGGCAATTGTTCTCCTATATGCTTTCACTGAATGCTATAACCGTGTTAGTGGTGCAGTATCCCATTGTACGTACGGCAAGTAAATTTCCACCGATTGTCCCTTTAATACTTGGGAATATCTGCGTTGCACTTAGTCTTCTCTTAGTGGGGCTTGCTGGTGGTGTGGCTCTACTAATGATCAGTGTAGTTCTGTTCACTATAGGGGAAGTCTTACTCTTTACGATGATGGATATGTTAATCGATCGGATTGCCAAACCTGAAATGAAAGGGACGTACTTTGGTACGATTGGCTTTAATAATTTAGGGAGTGTTATGGCACCTATCTTCGGTGGGGTGTTGTTAGACCATTATGGCGCTCAGAATGGCCTTGCGATCTTTGTGCCGTTGGCTTTAACAACAGCTTTTGGTCTTCCTTTTCTTCTCGTAGCGCACAAAAGACTTGTTGCCAGAGAGAAATTAACACTTGGTATTAAAAATAGAGCAATAAAAGGATGA
- a CDS encoding helix-turn-helix transcriptional regulator codes for MRLHRLIAILLLVESRGKMKANELAQALETSVRSIYRDIDVLAEAGIPLLSMSGPNGGISLMEGYTVNLKQLHGEDVINLYLTGMGIYSGGHSESGLKLKTTLLKLEKTLPASYQPDIQKAQKRFYFDDTPWWTERIEIPCLESIRTAVWRSQKLQVKYQKVNGEVSCRKLQPYGLVVKKEEWYLIAYCEEANQIRTFKCERIVSTQLVEEEYSIPMDFSLEEHWKQQGQVFKQACKEEEVYPVVIRADKRTMSSLSQLEIMEMREEGDAFILKVNMFGYESACANVWCIMGHSEIMEPLELRQYVKGQLSFLQGIYD; via the coding sequence ATGCGCTTGCATCGTTTGATTGCTATTTTATTATTAGTGGAGTCGAGAGGGAAAATGAAGGCCAATGAACTAGCTCAAGCCTTGGAGACTTCTGTACGTTCAATCTATAGAGATATTGATGTACTAGCTGAAGCTGGAATTCCTTTGTTGTCTATGTCGGGGCCGAATGGTGGTATCTCCTTAATGGAGGGATATACAGTTAACCTGAAGCAGTTACATGGTGAAGATGTAATCAATCTATATTTAACAGGTATGGGCATCTATTCTGGAGGACATTCTGAATCTGGTCTTAAGCTGAAGACGACGCTGTTGAAATTAGAAAAAACATTGCCCGCATCTTATCAACCTGACATTCAGAAAGCGCAAAAGCGCTTTTATTTCGATGACACACCTTGGTGGACAGAACGAATAGAAATCCCCTGTCTGGAATCTATCCGGACAGCCGTTTGGCGATCTCAGAAACTACAGGTTAAGTACCAAAAGGTTAACGGAGAAGTATCGTGCAGGAAATTACAGCCCTATGGTCTTGTGGTGAAAAAAGAGGAATGGTATCTTATAGCCTACTGTGAAGAAGCTAATCAAATCCGAACGTTTAAATGTGAGCGAATTGTCTCTACGCAGCTTGTGGAAGAAGAGTACTCTATACCTATGGATTTTTCATTAGAAGAGCACTGGAAGCAGCAGGGACAGGTTTTTAAGCAAGCGTGTAAAGAAGAAGAGGTCTATCCTGTTGTGATCAGAGCTGATAAGAGAACAATGTCTTCTTTATCTCAGCTAGAGATCATGGAAATGAGAGAAGAAGGGGATGCATTCATTTTAAAGGTGAATATGTTTGGTTATGAAAGTGCATGTGCTAATGTCTGGTGCATAATGGGTCATTCCGAAATCATGGAGCCCTTAGAGCTAAGGCAATATGTAAAAGGCCAGCTGAGTTTTCTTCAGGGAATATATGATTAA
- a CDS encoding Gfo/Idh/MocA family protein produces MKIAVLGTGFGAYHAELLTKNERVDKVIVYGRNEAKLQNLKQALGVEITTNIEDIMLDTTIDVIDICLPVTLHRQFAVEALKHGKHVFCETPVCFTIEDALAMKEAEQLYGRRILVNQFIKFDPAYKYLYETTSNEKYGKLLAFTLKRETSPLWGDLGLHSISTNLMIHELDFVTWLLGSLEEYSVWGTDGGRNEQALVRTHFQKTNVSAEIVVSSQMPAGYPFSVGYEAYFEQGKLVYQESDDMNGKVEGSLIEYTSAGKQQLLIEQANPFEKSITHALQCLEDGTSSIIELDHALQAMELAIKIGKKLV; encoded by the coding sequence ATGAAAATTGCCGTTTTAGGAACAGGGTTCGGAGCTTATCATGCAGAATTATTGACGAAAAATGAGCGTGTAGACAAAGTTATTGTTTATGGTAGAAATGAAGCTAAGCTGCAAAATTTAAAACAAGCGTTAGGCGTTGAGATTACCACAAATATAGAGGATATCATGCTTGATACCACAATTGATGTGATCGATATCTGTCTGCCCGTAACTTTACATAGACAGTTTGCCGTTGAGGCGCTTAAGCATGGAAAACATGTATTCTGTGAAACTCCCGTATGCTTTACCATTGAAGATGCCCTTGCGATGAAGGAAGCAGAACAATTGTATGGCAGACGAATTCTCGTGAACCAATTTATTAAATTTGATCCTGCGTACAAATATTTATACGAAACCACTTCTAATGAGAAATATGGAAAGCTTTTAGCCTTCACCTTAAAAAGAGAAACGTCTCCTCTCTGGGGGGATCTCGGACTTCATTCTATCTCCACAAATCTGATGATTCACGAACTTGATTTTGTAACCTGGCTGCTTGGATCTTTAGAAGAATACTCTGTGTGGGGAACCGATGGTGGACGAAATGAACAAGCTTTAGTACGTACCCATTTTCAGAAAACGAATGTCTCCGCAGAGATCGTTGTATCCTCACAAATGCCAGCTGGTTATCCTTTTTCCGTAGGGTATGAAGCTTATTTTGAACAAGGAAAGCTTGTCTATCAAGAAAGTGACGACATGAACGGAAAGGTTGAAGGATCATTAATTGAATATACCTCTGCAGGTAAACAGCAACTATTGATAGAACAAGCTAATCCTTTTGAAAAGAGTATTACGCATGCTCTCCAATGCTTAGAGGATGGTACTTCATCCATAATCGAGTTAGACCATGCCCTACAAGCTATGGAACTAGCAATAAAAATAGGAAAAAAGCTTGTGTAA
- a CDS encoding DUF3889 domain-containing protein produces the protein MGDITENFSRWAVIMKKILISFLVILIFSTVTVEAAPEYAKWGKIAVEETQKRYNAVIIDYKHIGRTELTPKKSEEKFKLWIRSKAGNEFGVFVSIQFDPSTDTIQSIQFSETNR, from the coding sequence GTGGGAGATATTACTGAAAACTTCTCCAGATGGGCGGTTATTATGAAAAAAATACTGATATCATTTTTGGTGATACTTATTTTTTCCACTGTTACAGTAGAGGCTGCGCCTGAATACGCAAAATGGGGCAAAATTGCAGTAGAGGAAACACAAAAACGATACAATGCAGTCATAATTGATTATAAGCACATTGGTCGTACTGAACTAACACCTAAAAAGTCTGAAGAGAAATTCAAACTATGGATTAGAAGCAAAGCAGGTAATGAGTTTGGGGTTTTTGTATCAATCCAATTTGACCCATCAACTGATACAATCCAATCGATTCAGTTTTCTGAAACTAATCGTTAG
- a CDS encoding type 1 glutamine amidotransferase family protein, translating into MNNTVYLYVFDTMADWEIGYVTAELKSGRYYKKGLVPSKIVTVGIDKTPVTTMGGLKILPDIKLDECSIERSDLLILPGGNTWTETIHHPLLKIAERCLREGIWVAAICGATMGLAQTGLLNSRGHTSNDLEYLKMICPTYTGEKYYKMESAVTDGKLITASGIAPLEFSAHILKALDVFSPKTLDAWYNLNKTNDSKYYYELMNSIQ; encoded by the coding sequence ATGAATAATACGGTATATCTTTATGTGTTTGACACAATGGCAGACTGGGAAATAGGCTACGTAACTGCCGAACTGAAATCGGGAAGATATTATAAAAAGGGGCTGGTCCCGTCAAAAATAGTTACCGTGGGAATTGATAAGACTCCAGTAACTACAATGGGCGGATTGAAAATACTGCCTGACATCAAATTGGATGAGTGCAGCATTGAAAGATCAGATCTATTGATTTTACCTGGTGGAAATACATGGACAGAAACTATTCACCACCCCCTCTTGAAAATCGCTGAAAGGTGTTTAAGGGAAGGTATATGGGTTGCAGCGATTTGTGGTGCTACAATGGGACTTGCCCAGACAGGATTGCTGAATTCACGTGGGCATACAAGCAATGATCTGGAATACCTTAAAATGATCTGTCCCACTTATACAGGAGAAAAGTATTACAAAATGGAGTCTGCTGTAACGGATGGAAAACTGATCACAGCATCTGGAATAGCTCCATTGGAATTTTCTGCACACATCTTGAAAGCTTTGGATGTGTTTTCTCCAAAAACATTAGACGCCTGGTATAACCTTAATAAGACTAATGATTCTAAATATTACTATGAGTTGATGAATTCAATACAATGA
- a CDS encoding helix-turn-helix transcriptional regulator codes for MPKNDNMLAILWMLNSGVKMTAKQISEKLEINIRTVYRYIDALSASGVPIISDTGHNGGYSLLNNFIRAPLLFDIEEKKALLHAAVFAKEAGYPLSEALGNATSKLKMYSNEEQESVLSRHLAGFEVINRREDPSIQPVLAELEQAVANEFSVEIDYHTRRDDQPKTRVIDPYGMVYWNNKWYIVAFCHLRNEIRSFRVERILQIKRTQNIFKRSEAFLAREFFLRNLLPDLVGKDGLIALIIEGRSEALDDLCLHWFLGHHLKERTSNQAIFLLEEKSIHTYVPNFLLSYGKSIQVIEPQSLKEKLVGVVSELMEYYQL; via the coding sequence ATGCCAAAAAACGATAATATGCTGGCAATCCTATGGATGCTGAATTCGGGTGTTAAAATGACCGCAAAACAAATATCCGAAAAGTTAGAAATAAATATAAGGACAGTCTATCGGTATATTGATGCGCTAAGTGCCAGTGGAGTGCCTATAATATCCGACACTGGTCATAATGGCGGGTATAGCTTACTGAATAATTTTATCAGAGCACCTCTGCTATTTGATATTGAAGAAAAAAAAGCACTTCTTCATGCTGCTGTTTTTGCAAAAGAAGCCGGATACCCTTTGAGTGAGGCATTAGGTAATGCGACATCCAAATTGAAAATGTATTCGAATGAGGAACAGGAAAGTGTTCTCAGCCGTCATTTAGCCGGATTTGAAGTTATAAACCGTAGGGAAGACCCTTCTATTCAGCCAGTATTAGCGGAATTGGAGCAAGCTGTAGCAAACGAATTCTCTGTAGAAATTGATTATCACACACGCCGTGATGATCAACCCAAGACTAGGGTGATAGATCCCTATGGAATGGTTTACTGGAACAATAAATGGTATATTGTTGCATTTTGCCATCTGAGAAATGAGATCCGCAGCTTTCGGGTAGAACGGATTTTACAAATCAAGCGTACTCAAAACATATTTAAACGTTCCGAAGCTTTTTTGGCTCGAGAATTTTTTTTGCGAAATCTATTACCTGATTTAGTCGGCAAGGACGGGTTGATTGCTTTAATTATCGAAGGTAGATCAGAGGCGTTGGATGACTTATGCCTGCATTGGTTTTTGGGGCATCATCTGAAAGAGCGTACATCAAATCAAGCAATCTTTTTACTTGAGGAAAAATCAATTCATACCTATGTTCCTAATTTTCTCTTATCCTACGGGAAATCCATTCAAGTAATCGAACCACAGAGTTTGAAGGAAAAACTTGTTGGTGTTGTGTCGGAGTTAATGGAATATTATCAACTTTAA